TGATACACCACCGTTCCGGCAGCCGGGAACTCATCAGCCGCGCAGCTCCGGCACTTGAACCCCAGCGGCTCCAATGCCCCCGCGACACGTGTCCACACCTCGTGGCTCTCGCACGTGGTCGACACGGACATTGTCGCCGGCCGGAACACCTGCACGACCTTCTTCAGCATCCGAACCACGTCTTCGCGGTCGTCGTAGACCGACCCGACGCACTCGAAGCTCGCGTAGCTGTAGCCGTCTTCCGGAGTGACGTGGATCGTGGAGTGGCGATCGCCGTCGATCCCGTTCATGGAGTAGCCGCAAGGGTCGAATGCGAAGTCGCAGATCAGAGCCCTGGGGTTAATTTGGGAAATCCCCGTGAGCTCCGTCATCTCTTTGCCGGCGGAATCACCGTTCTTGTCGTCGCCGGGACGGCGGAAGAAGTTGCGGGCGAGGTCGCGGTCGAGCTCGGTCATGCAGATTTCGAGGGTGTAGAAATCGTCTTCGTCGCTGTCTCCGAAACGACACGTCGTGTTCTGGGTGGACGCGGAGAACACGTGCCAGGCGTGCGAGGGGGTTTTGGAGGGCATGACGGAGGCCTTGCGGTAGCAGAGAGCAGCGGGGAGAGACTCTTCCAAGTAAACGACCTCGTTTTGGAAGTTGGTGTAGGGAAAGGGCTGGGCTCTTGGGAAGATAAAGTTCCCGCGGGTGTAGCGACAGGAGGAGAGGGTGAGGCCGAGATCGAGCGACGCGTGGCGGAGGAGGGGAGGGATGGATTTGAGGAGCTGGGTGGTCCCACAGGTCTTGATGATGATCTTGGTAGGGTAGACGAAGAGGCTGGACTCGGATAACACGTAGGCATCGAAGTAGTGATTGGCTACGGCCGAGACCACGGTGCATTGGACCTCATCTAGGACTTCTTGGATGGAGTCAAAGTCAAGAAGCCTGAGGCCAAGCCCAAGAGTGCCCATATTTTTAGGGTCATCCCCAAAGAAGTGTAGCTCCAAGCGCTTCTCAAACCCTTCAAAACCAGACACAGCCATTTGGGTTGccacacaaacacaaaaacaaacaagtacCCAATTGAAAAAGCACCAAAATGAAAGTGCCCAAATGAATGAACAAGTGGATACAAGTAGCAAAAGCTAGTAGGATagagagaaaaatggaaagagaGAAGGGTTTGTGGAGTGAGAGAAGTTTGTGAGGAAttgagagatgagagagagaggtggggTGTGTGGAATTTATAGGTAGGTGGGTGtgaggggggagagagagagagagagagagagagagagagagagagtgggatGGATGGAGATTGGAGAAGGTAGCTAGGGGTAGTGAGGTTAGGGGGGCATGCGGGTGAGGCAACCAAGAATCATGATTGCAGGCATTATGAAGTGAATAAGgatgatgatattgaaatGCCTTGCCttgccatttttattttttctgtgcAAAAATCTTTCTCCACAGTACAGCACAGCACAGCACAGACAGGTACAACAGGCAACGGAATTTATGCCCACgcctatttttattttttttggctataattttttttttctttttttatagatttttgttctgtttttttgtgAATTCTCTCAACCCTGCACTTCTCCACTTACTTGCAGTCAGCAGACCGTCACTGTTCTCTCCCATAAGTGGTTGCAAATCCAACTATGCATGGCCAGTAAATGATTTCTTGTTTCCACTTTATTTCAAATCCATTTGGATTTAAACATTCACAAAAACATATTTGACCAAATGAATTGGTTTTTAATATCTCACATGCTGATTTGGTTGCAGAAAATTTGTCTGCAGTTTTCTTGACCATTTTGATTTTGCATGGTCTTCTGCTGTGGCAGAATCCATAGTTTTCATTGCTCTGGCCCTTGTTGTCTAAGAAATCAGCAGAAAAAACAGGGGAGGTCCTAGCTAGTAAATTGAATTGATTGTGCTAAGAACTGGGGAAATGAATTCAGAAGCAGCTTGTGATTAGCCAGCGAATTGTGAATAATGTTGTACAAGGACCATATCATGACCAATTTTGATGAAGATaataaatatgtttttttttttgggggaaaCTTTTAATTGGGTTAATTGTGACTGTAGATTCAAAATAGGATGGGTCAAAATTCAGCATTCACAATTAGAAGCAATTATATCTAAGTCATAGCTTCATAAAACAGAGACATAATTATAGACTAGAGATAGATATGTTCTTGTTCCTATCCTATGCATGATAATAATTATTACCATTGCTTGCTGCTAAGCTCAATTTGCTTTTTATAGCTTTTTTTCTTGCAAGCTAATTATAAACACAAATGCGGGTTACGTCGGTTAGTTAAGGCACTGATGCAGCGTGATAATTGATTAGCTAAACTTTATCCCAAAATATGTAATTCTGGAATCCACCAGAAATATATGAGAAAACCTCAAGGTTtattgataaaattgaaataacaaaacataacCCTAATCACCAGTGAAGTATGTTTAAATCCTCCTAGAAACCCTAGAAATAACAAAGgaattaaaataggaaataacaAAGTTTctaaaaactttttttaaaaaaatttaaaactagaTTTCGGACTACTAAACGATCTTGGATGTTCGAAAAAGCCCATACATCATGGTAAAACGATGAGTTTTAATCCTGACGCTGTTCTCTTCGAATTGATCGGTCATGGACCTGATTCCGAGCTCGAAACCCAAATCTGCAGTTTAACAACTCCTCTTCAATTGCTTCCGCCATCTATTCTACATCAGGCAGTATGTCCATCCTCTTTAACTCGAGTTCAAATACCCACCTCCGTAGAGAACTCTAATGAAAAGACCTCTGATATGAGCACTCCAAATTTGAATATGAGGAGGTAGTGGCAAATGGAAAGGTGAAAAATACAGTATAAGATGAAAACAAACAACGGGTTGATAGGGACAATGCTGCCAATTCCTGAGCAGGATTGAGCAAGCAGATGCTGCTGAAGACAAAAGGTAGACGTgcccaaaatatattataagttaaaaacaataataatttcgttcacaaaaccaaaaacaaaaggaatcAGGCGTGGCTGAAAAATAATGAGAATATCCTTGAATTAGGGGGGAGACCAGTACGTTAAATCAAAAACCCATTCCTCACATCATTTTTATTCTCCATGCAAATTCATGTACCCAGCTACGGTGGCATTATCATCTTTGTATTTTCACCTTCAAATTAGAAGGGTTTCTTCAAACAAACAACTCATTTACACATGTTAATTAAAAGCTAAACTCTTTTCAAAAACGCTTGATAACGAACTTGTTCTAAGTTATGTCAAGATTGTATCACAGTCAAGATCAAGTTAAGACATGAGTTGAAAGCAAAATACGAGATCTCGATACATGTCTCGACTCATATATTCACTCTATTTAGATATTTTCAAACAAGTTGGTTTTTCCTTATTATAATTACCCCTCAAATAAATGGATCCTTCCCATCCCATGGCATTGGTATTAAAGCATTTATCCTTTGTTTAGCCTCACTTTGATTAGCAATATCAATACTTATTTCAACTTTGATTAGCCTAAATCTAGCAAAACTGAGGCCCCTATCATTACAAACTAACATACAGACCAACATCCAAAATAAGTTTGTTggtttataatttcattcatCTACCAAGAGTACTGccgacaaaaaagaaaaattatttttctcacACAATGATTTTCCTGTTAATTTTGGTCAGACATAAAGTTGAATGGAGGTACAGTAACTCTGAAGGAAAAGGGGGTAATTAGTGTTTTTTGGGCTTTCCAAGGAAGTTTCATAGCCAGCCAGCACAAACTACTTCCTCCATCACATTTCTGGTTCTCCTTGGCTTTTAATTCAAGACTATTGCTGAAGATTATATATCAATAATTCCAAATCATGAACTAGCTATGAAGAAGCTTCTCCTCAAAATAGgttttagggttagggttatATGCACACCAAGAACATTGTCTAGTAGTATCTTCCTTATTTAAAAGAGGTCACATAGTCGAATCTCATTCATGTTCATTTGTTGATGAAATAAGTAGCTCAACGAGTTACGTTGTTAGATTCTAGTCTACACACACTCAAAGTTCGAACAAAAATTTTATTCGATGAACAATTGAAATTGACAGTTTGATAACATATGATACTAAATATGGTTGATAATAGAATATTGTCATAGATGACAAGGAAGATAAACATCAATACAAAAAAAGCAACCTTTGTAGGATAGGCACTAGGCTGTATGTATAGAGGTGAAAAATATAGAATTTAGAAAGGTTGGGAAAGCAATGATGGAAATATGTGAGTTTAGAATCAAATTTTTCTGTTCTAAGAAGAGGAATGATGCAGGATGTGTATGGCGTCATGAATAAATCTTATGAAAGATCGATGTGGCTGGCAGCCCCCATTATGACCACAATCCCACCTCTTTGTGCTGCACGCGCATCACCAAACTCAAACACTATCTCTCTCAAAGCCCACACCACacactctctctttcttctgcACGCAATCTTCTTGCTGCTTAGCCCCAATAGACCtactcgctctctctctctctctctctctccccctcaaCACATCACCATCCACAAAAATGGTCAACCACTTAGCTTTGTTAGAATCAAATCTTACTTAAAAAGTctcaaccaaaccaaactatcAAGTGTCAACAAAGTAAGTACCCCTATCCAACACCTTTTACATGAGGAAAAGTTGGAACCAAAATCTTTCTCTTTAACTTCGACTTGAGACTAATTCattcttttgaaaaatataaaaataaaaaacggTAATTTGAAGGGACAAAGAAAGGCATTTTGAAAGACTTTATCTATAATCCTCATTTGGTCCCACTAACCCACCTTTTAAACTCTATTCCCTCCCCAAAAAGCTCTTTTATGAGTTTTGTTCCCATGATACAACGAACGTATGTAACGCTCCTCTCACAATAACCAGTCCTATAACGACATGTGCGAATATACgattttagggtttataaCTAATGGTAGTCTAAAATGATGTAGATATGAACATAAGCTCTCCCAATAACCAATGGCATAATTAGCATATTGGGAATCTTACATTTAGGTCTCGTTCGGAAATATGTGTTTTTCCGAAGTGCTTCTATTAGAAGAAAGGAGACAGATTTATTGAAAATCCAAGTGTTTTCCGGATTACTAGATGAGCACACCTGCTAGGTGCTTTTCTAGAAAAAGCATTTGTGACCCAGAATCACTTACAAATTTTTCAACTAAACGATATTATAAATGCTTTTGATTGTCATGAAGCACTTTTAGCCATTTCGTAAGtactttcaaaaataaatttacacTTTCCTTGCTGATATGATACTTGTGTCTAAAATGACATCATTTTGGAGTTTAGCTAGAGTCAAACATTTTAGGTTTGATTATGAGCTTTTGTTTGATCCATAGGGTTGGAGGTTTGAAATCTATAGTGGTAAGATAATTAAATAGAAGCTTAAATCTAGTACACTATAAGCTTGGACACAAGTATACAAGAACACAAGCAAAGGATACAAAACATGTACATACACTCATTGTAGAATGCAATATTTTATCTCTCCTCCAACCCAAATCAATGAAATCATGTATATGCAACATCTCAAATCCTATATATAATTGGTCCCGGTCATCGCCCTTGTGCATCCCCCGACAACCACCATGAAAGACCCTACAAAGCTACACATCATCAACCATGTGTCCCAACTCCTTGGCACACTTGGTTGGCTCCCCCACTGCCTAGGCCCTCCATGTATTTCAATTTCGGGGCATGTTGCCCCCACCAGGCCCTCCATGGTCGCTCCATTTGCAATTGGTGGGACCAAAATGAATCATAGAATGAAGAAGAGGGCTTGCTCAGCCGCCATGTCATGAGTCTAACACCATGCTTTCACGCGCACAATAGGGTTATTTGAGATTGTGtgttatgaaaaaaaattatgtcacATCGCATCTTATAATATAAGTGAAcgattaatttatatttttaagtataaatttataaatatatattaattacatGATGTGACGgtatataaatatcaaataataatttctCTTGGTTAGTATTTATATGgggtgtttgtttttttcttttagcaCTAAGGAGCATCCGTGAGTGCTACTGTACCATGCGCATAGAATTTGCCTAAATGTATATCATGTATTGTGTGGAGTCCACCACTCTCTCACTTGGAGTGCCATTTGATGACATGTTAAAATGTTTTTAGTGCACAGCTGAGCATTACAAGCCAACAAGGATTGGAATTTAGTTTCTGGTTCAGTTTCATCATGATCAAGTTCATGGGTTTTCACTCTCAAGCTTTTATAAAACTCCTTTTGGTTATGGAGATCAAGTTcatgtactaaaaaaaaaggactgAAATGGTGTGGTTTGATTAGTCCCATTCATCTTCTTTGACTTCcctttttttgaaattttaaagtgAGCCTTtacaattgaattttatttctaCGAAAGATAAGTTCAACATCAATGAATGTAGCGTATTATATTACTCCAAATTAACGTGTTTGTCTTCTCTTTAGTTAGTGTTCACTAAATTTTGCACAATATTCAAATTCTAAGTGGAGTTGTAATGCTATACTAAAAAGTGGTgaaaaaatcttttttttaaagaataaacGAGAATTTTTATtgacaaacaaacaaaagtatAAAGCAATTATGTGCTGAATATGAGTAAATATTCTCCAGTGACCAAACGCAACAACATGTTGAATTGATATGGAGAGAATCTTGCACAACCCAAAAATGACTAAAAAATCGCCATATGTGATAATATTGATTTTCAAAAGGGttagaagtgattttaaatttatgaaaaGTAATCACTAATACAAAGTTACTTCTTTACCTATTAAACTACTGTTAACTTTCAATAATTCACCCATTGTGCAAAATTATTAGCTTAAACCAAGTTTGAAAATAACAAGTCAACCACATGTTAGAAGAACCTTGATGATTAGAGCCTCAAAAGGCCAATCAAATTCTCAAGTGGTGGACATGCCCAACTGtgtttcttttaatattaGCAAGAGTTTTACTAGTTAACTACATTTAAATCTCTATCTAGCTACCTTAGGCAATTTCAAGGGTTTATCCTAGGTTTGAGTATCTATACTCATGACCCATAATCAAGGAAGAAgtcacaaaatgaaaaagaaaaaaaaaaaaacccgcttcttcttttttgaggggtttttttttttaaaaaaaaaatttatttaataaaagttTGGAAGGAGAGGAAATATGCTATTGGAGTTCGAACATGAGACCATTAGTCTACAGGTAAATGCTTTTACTATTGAGTTATGGACCTGTTGAATTTTTGTGGGTGGCGTTTAATATCATTAAAATTGGATTATAACAATTTTACTAAAACACTTTAATTAAGAGAAAATTAATTGTGATACATCCTAATCTAGGGGAAGGGTGATGGCTCCCACCAAAGAATGACATGATACATCCTAGTAGGTGCTAAAGATTCTGAAGCAAACAAGGCATGTTGGGGAGCTTTTAAGTGGCCATAATCTTCCAAGTCACAAACTGCCCCCACATTCTCACAAAAACAAAGCCCTCACCTCACCCAAGTGACCAAACCAAATTATAACAATAATTTTACTCTTCAACTCCTCCACTCTGTCACACACACCAGAAGACACAGTCTCCAAGTCCTCGAGCCCTGCCAAACCGAAATGCAAAATCTATCTCGaagcttgagagagagagagagagagagagatcttaATCCTCTATACACGCCACATCATTCCACTcgtgcttcttttttttttgtccacaAAGCCCTCACATCACAGTTCGAATCTCTCTCAATTGCTCCACGCAAGCATCATTTTGCTGTGCGACTTTGTGACtcgttttctttctcttgccTTGCCTCTCTGCTGTCTCATTCGCTTACTTTCCCTACCTAAAGGCCTCAAGTACATAATCCGCAGTAGTGTattttttgtccattttgcACAGTAGATTCCCAAGTTCTTATCCATTTCGCCAGCTCTTAACACTATTTTGACAGGATACAATTTTGTGTTGAAAAAAAGACTAGGACTGGTTTGGGGCACCGAATATGCGGCGGAAGACCACTTCTTTCAACTCCTCACAGTACATCGATAATGTCTCAATCTACATTAAGTGCGTTTCAGTATATAGTAACTTTTATCGCATGAGTCTATTTTCACTAtcataaaataagaaaaatagacacataattatatacaatCAGATCTATCTAAGATTGTGCAGTCCGGTTCATATTGGACCAACTCGTAGTGAGTCAGTGAAATCCAGTTGAGTAAATTTTGGCAGTAGTGGACCCGTGAGAGAAGGAGAAGTGGGGAGTTTCAAGAGAGATTCATGTAATTGAGTGACTCCATTTCCCATGCCTCTTTTTTTGAATGAAGCCATTGGTAATATGAGTTTCTGTccctgagagagagagagagagagagagagagagaggcaggcACTTCAGGCATGGATATGTAAGCATGGAGGCCATCATGTTCCCTCTACTCCAAACCCCCTGTCCTCTCCAAAAgttatataataattattaataagtttttttttaatttttgttaagCCAACCTACTTTTACATTTCTGACTCACTCAAACcctattttgggtttttggatTTCACGAAGACAAATCTAGAAGATGCttctattctctctctctttttttaatttctctcACTTTTCCAATGAGTGAGAATGAAAAGTGTCATTAGGCTTTTGGCAATGGTGGaccaaaagataaaaatgcCGACATCTTGGAACTCTTAATCCTTTGTTTTAATACATGTTTAAAGCAGTAAACAAGATCCTAATTGGACTGTATCACCTATGATTACCTCTTGCATACTTCCAAAAGATATTGTGCTGTGAAGCATCTCATGCCAAACAattgcttaattaattttttttttttttttttgagatcATTTCATATTAAGAGGGACGATAATACACTAACCCGAACCCAAAACCTTTCTTGAGAAAACAATTGcttcaaaccactacactaatgAGTCCTTTGCAATTTTCTTGCTATTTGTTTGCGTCTAATGCTTCATTTCAttagatgaagaaaaaagaaaaccaatagtatttaaatttttttttaaaaaaaatcttataagCTGGTCTGCATGGATTGAAAATAAgattaagaaaaagggaatGTAACACATAATGATTATAATGTTGATATGTTATAAGTGGATTGATTATGTGCCTAACGTGACATGAATAATACAATGTAtatcagcagcagcaggatCTCAATCTCAAGTTCTTAAcgttaataatatattaattaatcacAGACAACTTAGGATTCGTACCAATATAATTTGTCAGATCTTAGACACTCCTGCATGCtagattaaaatattttatttttaaatattctaCTAATTATAACTTATATTCAGCTCAACTAGCATGCAAAAGTATTTGGTCTTTTTGAATTGGAATAAGATAAAGAAAtggaaattaaaattgaaatcaaaatcaaattactTATCATGGCTGAATTGACCCTTCAAAGTTACTGTTAGGTTTGGGGTAAAACTTGTCTGTAAAAAGTAACAGGTTCTTTGTGATGGGGCCCTTGGCCTATTCAGCCCATTATATCAGTGGGCCCAACACTTGTTGATCACCCACCACAGAATCCAGCTATGACATGCCACATTCCAACTTGTTGCACATGAGTCGTTATATGGTGAGTGTGCTATATATAAACCATAGATGTGGACATTCATATTAACCAAATTATTCATTTGAATAGTAATTTTACTTaagtttaatgaaatgatCATATCATTAATATGATGATCCGCATAAGGAGTATATATGACACCCTCATTATAGAATTTCGTTGCATTACAAAATCATTCAATTGGTAGAGtgattctatagtgagggcccTAGATCATGTCACATCTCACAACCGTTGGatcaaactaaccaaaataataataataaaaaactttGCTTTCTCCTACCCAAATTGGTGGAATTCCATAGTGAGATGAGACCCTATATCTTAATCGTCAgattaaattagttaatttGATCTAACATTAAGAGATAGAATCTCATCTAAGGGCGTTAGAGAATTCTATCAATTTGGGTGAGAGAAAGCCAAGTTTTCTATTCTgttttttgaaacaaaagtTTTATCCGCTTTGACATTACCATTACAAGACAAATCAATACTTGGGCCTAAACTGTCTTAAAAGGGGTATTTCCAAAATCTTTTTGGAAATGAAACAAAGAACTATCAAGGAAGTAGAGAGGAATTTATAcaagtaaatatatatatatatatatataattttttttttaaaactttggTATAGATGCATGGCAAGGACACAGTTaggaaaaaactaaaaacaaaataaaaggcaacaaaaaaatatctgTAAACAAAAAACCTCTTTTTAACTTTTCGGCAACCCAAAATACTCGGAGGAAAGAAGGGCAATAAATCTTTCCCTTGTTCTTAGTCTTTTTTTGGCTTCACCAAAAACTCTCAAGTCTTCCTTAGTCTAAGATTTTCCGaccttttttctcttcctcacaatttatgctctctctctctctctctctctacctaCCTAACGTCCCTACCTCTCCCATGCATAACCCGCATTTCTAATGTCAATGGCCTCTCCTGCCTTTGCCCTTAGAAGCCTCGAAAGAAtcccaaaaaattaataccaaACGCCGTGACAAGATGGCGTCGTGGAGTACTTCAACCCCTCTCCCTATACTCCTCGGCCTCCTGtccatcctcctcctccaccccCTCACCACCACCTTCGGCATTCGCCTGGGCATCATTCACCGTCGATCCCCTGACCTTCCCGTCTTCCGTGAAGCCCCCTCCTTTAAAAATGGGGAGCAATGTGGCTCCAAGAACGCAGACGGCATCCACGTGGCCATGACCTTGGATGCCAATTACATCCGGGGCACCATGGCTGCTGTCTTCTCCTTGTTGCAACACTCAACATGCCCTGAAAATCTCTACTTCCACTTTCTCTCAGCGCATATTGCACCAGAGTTCTTTTCAAGTATAAAGTCTACATTCCCTTATTTGAACTTCAAGACTTATGCCTTTGATTCAAACCGGGTTCGTGGGAAGATATCAAAGTCTATAAGACAAGCATTGGATCAGCCTATGAATTATGCAAGAATTTATCTAGCTAATATCCTTCCACCCGACATGGGACGAGTTATTTACTTGGATTCAGACCTCGTTGTGGTGGACGACATTGCCAAGCTATGGAGTGTGGACATGGAAGACAAGGTGGTGGCTGCACCCGAATATTGCCAGGCAAATTTCATACAGTATTTCACCAATACGTTTTGGTCTGACCCGGATTTGTCAAAGACGTTTCAGGGAAGAAACCCATGTTATTTCAACACAGGAGTGATGGTGGTGGATGTGGATAAATGGAGGAAAGGAGGGTTCACACAGAAAGTTGAGGAGTGGATGGCAttgcaaaagagaaagaggctATACAATTTGGGGTCTT
The window above is part of the Prunus dulcis chromosome 1, ALMONDv2, whole genome shotgun sequence genome. Proteins encoded here:
- the LOC117614454 gene encoding S-adenosylmethionine decarboxylase proenzyme 4 produces the protein MAVSGFEGFEKRLELHFFGDDPKNMGTLGLGLRLLDFDSIQEVLDEVQCTVVSAVANHYFDAYVLSESSLFVYPTKIIIKTCGTTQLLKSIPPLLRHASLDLGLTLSSCRYTRGNFIFPRAQPFPYTNFQNEVVYLEESLPAALCYRKASVMPSKTPSHAWHVFSASTQNTTCRFGDSDEDDFYTLEICMTELDRDLARNFFRRPGDDKNGDSAGKEMTELTGISQINPRALICDFAFDPCGYSMNGIDGDRHSTIHVTPEDGYSYASFECVGSVYDDREDVVRMLKKVVQVFRPATMSVSTTCESHEVWTRVAGALEPLGFKCRSCAADEFPAAGTVVYQTFVDRRSNNYNNKS
- the LOC117632199 gene encoding probable galacturonosyltransferase-like 4; amino-acid sequence: MASWSTSTPLPILLGLLSILLLHPLTTTFGIRLGIIHRRSPDLPVFREAPSFKNGEQCGSKNADGIHVAMTLDANYIRGTMAAVFSLLQHSTCPENLYFHFLSAHIAPEFFSSIKSTFPYLNFKTYAFDSNRVRGKISKSIRQALDQPMNYARIYLANILPPDMGRVIYLDSDLVVVDDIAKLWSVDMEDKVVAAPEYCQANFIQYFTNTFWSDPDLSKTFQGRNPCYFNTGVMVVDVDKWRKGGFTQKVEEWMALQKRKRLYNLGSLPPFLLVLAGNIKAVDHRWNQHGLGGDNFEGKCRSLHPGPISLLHWSGKGKPWLRLDSRKPCTVDHLWAPYDLYHSSRHFLEE